In Nocardioides marinus, one DNA window encodes the following:
- a CDS encoding DUF7455 domain-containing protein: MTTAVAPSTALTAADRCDRCGAQAYLRVELQTGGELLFCAHHAREHGDALKQVAVTVQDETHKLGLD, translated from the coding sequence GTGACTACTGCCGTTGCCCCGAGCACCGCGCTGACCGCAGCGGACCGCTGCGACCGTTGCGGCGCACAGGCCTACCTCCGTGTCGAGCTGCAGACGGGCGGTGAGCTGCTCTTCTGCGCCCACCACGCCCGCGAGCACGGCGACGCGCTCAAGCAGGTGGCCGTGACCGTCCAGGACGAGACGCACAAGCTCGGCCTGGACTGA
- a CDS encoding EamA family transporter — translation MPVVLALASAAAYGLADFVGGLTSRRTGASWSVGFLALLAGGTTTAVVAWVDPGSPTTTDHLWAVVAGVGNGVGTGFLYRGLAGGRMGVVAPVSAVGAALVPLLVGLGSGERPSALVWLGVAAAFPGIWWVSRPEVDAEEHAEEDARPGHRAAGTLDGVLAGLGFGTLFAGLGQVPDSAGLLPLALNQVVAAVVVAGLAAAVGGEWVPRSLPVAWGALAGLLGALATGLFLVASHGGYLSVVAVIASLYPAFTVLLAATVLKEQIGSGQAVGLALCALAVGLVAAG, via the coding sequence GTGCCGGTCGTCCTCGCCCTGGCCTCGGCCGCTGCCTACGGCCTGGCCGACTTCGTCGGCGGGCTGACGTCGCGACGCACCGGCGCGTCGTGGTCGGTGGGGTTCCTCGCCCTGCTCGCCGGGGGTACGACGACGGCCGTGGTCGCGTGGGTCGACCCGGGCTCCCCCACGACGACCGATCACCTGTGGGCGGTCGTCGCCGGTGTCGGGAACGGAGTCGGCACGGGATTCCTCTACCGCGGGCTGGCCGGCGGCCGGATGGGCGTGGTCGCACCGGTGAGCGCCGTCGGTGCCGCCCTGGTCCCTCTGCTGGTCGGCCTCGGCTCCGGTGAGCGCCCCTCCGCCCTGGTCTGGCTCGGTGTCGCCGCCGCCTTCCCGGGCATCTGGTGGGTCTCCCGCCCAGAGGTGGACGCCGAGGAGCACGCCGAGGAGGACGCTCGACCCGGGCACCGGGCGGCGGGGACCCTGGACGGCGTGCTCGCCGGTCTGGGTTTCGGGACCCTCTTCGCCGGGCTCGGCCAGGTGCCGGACTCCGCTGGCCTCCTCCCCCTGGCGTTGAACCAGGTCGTCGCGGCCGTGGTCGTCGCCGGCCTGGCCGCCGCCGTCGGGGGCGAGTGGGTCCCCCGGTCGCTCCCGGTTGCCTGGGGAGCCCTGGCGGGCCTCCTGGGCGCTCTGGCCACCGGCTTGTTCCTGGTGGCCAGCCACGGCGGCTACCTCAGCGTCGTGGCCGTCATCGCCTCGCTCTACCCGGCCTTCACCGTGCTGCTGGCCGCCACCGTGCTCAAGGAGCAGATCGGCAGCGGCCAGGCCGTCGGCCTCGCGCTGTGCGCGCTGGCCGTGGGCCTGGTCGCGGCCGGCTGA